The Etheostoma spectabile isolate EspeVRDwgs_2016 chromosome 9, UIUC_Espe_1.0, whole genome shotgun sequence DNA segment ATAGTTCCTGCACATGCAGTGCAGGTGTCTGTTTCTGTGCCCGTTCTTGTCTCAGGACCCCTGACACCATGCTTCAAGTTCACCTGTCaagcagaagaaaacaaacaagtgtTACACAATCCGTTTTTAGAGTCCCGTTTGGTTTGCAAAAGACTGtgcataaaaaaacaagtcagaCATGAAAATCTGCGTTCAAAAGCGGTGACCGCTGCAAGCAGAGCAGTgaagcagaaaatggaaatatgtaGTCACATCCGAGAAGTTACGAATGTCAATTGGACATAGAGCAACcctgaaaatgtgtgtgattaagcttagttgtttttttacttcataTTATCAAATATGTTTGAAATCAAGATTGTCAAAACAGTATCTTAAttaacaaggttttttttttttcaacttaaagTACAGATTTCTATTGGCTCCAGTAAATGCATCACTAATAATTCACACTCAGTAGGTTTCTTCTCCTTTCACGTAGACAGACAAGGTCTTTATGCTACAATACTCTTAAAAAAACCTCCCTTTATTTACAAGAAACCATGAAcagaatttgttttgtttttaccccaTATGGAAAGTATGGAACTACCAACGACAAGaaacacagtatatatatatatacaattctTGTTTAACATCCCTTATTTAAAAGCTCATGCAGGTTTGTTTGTGGCATTAGAGGCTAAATGTAGGTTTTTCTGCCTGTGTGCAGTTGTCTCACCCTGGGATAAGGCAGGCCACTACTGGTGTTGAAGGCTGGAAGCAGTCGGAGACCAAGGTCTTTGGCCATATGTAGGAGCTCATCCTGGTACCACTGCATGTGTTGACCTCCCTCCTTCAGCATCACAGCCATGGAGTGCCCTCCCAACAGACCACtggacacacgcacacccaaCAACCACATCACTAAAACAGCAGAATCCAGtgatttttcaacactttttggaCAGCTGTTCTGTTCGCTGCCTGTCAGAGGGTAATCATTCTCTTAAATGTGGCACTGTACATTCATAGTTTATTCAATAACCATAAACAGGTGTGTTAATAATCTAACCCAATCTCACCCGAGGACTCGAATGTTGGTTTCAAAGACCGAGACCACAATGTCGTTGTCCAGCCTCACATCTGACAGCACCCTTCTCACTGCCGCCTCAAACTCTGTCGTCTTGTTCAAAAGCTGGCAATGAGAAATAATACACAGCTATAAACAAATCTGGCTTGATTATAGACCactaatatttaaataaggaattcatttttaattgagTAACACTGACATTTCTCTCTAAAGTCTGTGAAGGACTCATACGTCAATGTCTCCACTGTGTGCTGTCCTATTCATTTAAAAACTGTCTCAAAATAGTAACCCAAATCAATTACTGTAAGACAATCCAAAAAGACACCCAAAACCAGTACCCACCACCAGAGTATCCAGAGTGTCTATGAGGGTCAGAGAGAACCtgtcagagggagagagaaaaggttTAGCATGGGTGTTGATTTTCCCTTGCGATAATGAATGTAATATGATGCAATTATAATTTATGTAAATGTTGTTCAATGTAATAATGGTTCTTCAGCAAGTATAAGTACAATCTGGCTCCACCTTTCACCTCTAGTAAGTACTCAACCAGGTGTGGTGTCTGCACTCACGTCATCATTGCTTTATTAGATCTTAAGGGACAAAGGCAGTATGCTACTTACTTTCCAAGAGCATCGTCTACGTCACCTCGACTGGGTTCAAGCCCACGGACTCTTCCTCTGCATGTTAGTGGCATCAGCTCATCGGCTGGGTATGCATGGTCCtacgaaacacacacaaacacaattcaAACACTATGCTTTGTTGTTCACTTATTTTCACAGGCGGCTCAGCCTGATTAAATCTCCGTCATCTATAAATGGGTAGGGATACAAAAAGGAAATCTGTCCTGATCACCTAATAAGCTGCTCAATTGTTCTGAATCAAACCCAAAAAGATTGCAACTAGAAAGCCCTATTACAGTGAAGGAATCCAGTGTAAACAGATAACTTACCATATAGTTCTGATATGCATGGTCAAACATCTCAACCACTTGGTTCCTTCcgtgagagaaaaacaaaaatcagcTTAACATGTTTCACTCTGAGGAAactgtgtggtgttgttttttttccaactcacCTCAACCTGAGCTTCTCCTCCCGTGACATGGCCTCTCCGAGGCTGCATAATGCTCCGAGTAGCATCAACGAGAACAGTACAGCAGGCATTGTGGTAGGTGGGCAAGATTGCAGCAATATACATAAAACCACAGTTTGGCACTTGGTCAGTCACAGGGCAAATACCTAGTCATTACCACCGCCCTAACCACACAGCTCAAACCACCACAAACCACAAAAACCCTTAAGAACCATAAACCCACACCAACCCATTAATGTGTTACCTCTGAGATCATGATATAGCAGGTTTGGGCTTTGCCTAAGATGTACCACTTAATAATCAACAGGTACAGAAAGCATCATGAAATCCTGTTAACTTGTTGCTGAATCTTGGCCACCTACACTCCATCTGTGTTGCTCAGCAAACATCCAAAGCACGACGACGAAGTCAAGGAGTTACTATGTACTGTGCGCTTTCATATGTGCACTTACAGCCCAAAATGCTGTTAAACAGttatgaatgtttttatttcaagtacCCAGAGATCGAGGTGTAAACCGATAGAGATGTGCCAGGCATTAGTTATAGTGCAAAATTGCTCCACGTCCCGTGAACAGGTTGTGAGTCACACCTGTTTATTTTCCCAGACTGTCACCCGGACCTACTGTACACGTGTGACACGTTGACACGTAACACGTAACATTTAACTGTGCCACAAAACAAACACGCTGAATCAAATTAATCCTGCGTTCTAAATATGAACGTTACAATAACTGTATTTTCTAGATGTAGCTAGTCTTCACGCAAGCGCGATCAAGGAAACGTGTAGTCATTTTTAGTTACCACGACGCGTTGTCATATTTAAGACTCATTGTAAACCAACGCAGCTGGGCTTGTTCTGTATTAATAATCCTACTCCACAAATCATGTACGGTAATTTACTTACTCCACACCATAGATACAGATATAGCTATGACTCCACACTACCGAAGTCACACCAACAGCCTTATAAAACTCCTGTTCATGCCAGCTCCTCTTATCACTCGGGTGTGTCAACTGCAAAACGTTAAAGAGATAACTTGATAATTTCTTCCTCTTGACAGTTGTCTTTCGTAAACCAGTCAGACAAGCAGCCGAGCACTTGTCAGGGTTTAATTAGCCAGTTAGCCAGCTGAGCTAACTGGCCGAGCCGGCGAACACGGACAGACAAACAATATAAGAAAAATCCACAAAAACCGCGTCCATTGTTGAGAAGTGGAGCTGACCGAGCTATCTTTTCTGCCCTTCGTGTTATGAAATGAACAATTTCGCCGTAAGCTTCTGTTTCGCCAAGCTAGTCAGTCTTCCTATGAGCAGTCTTAAACAACCGGATGCCGCTGAGACGACAACCTCAACAACATCCGCTTCCTGTAACGTTGTGGTATTGTGCCCTGACTCTTGCTTCTCAGGTAGCATTTTCTTGCAGGCTGTGTAAATCGTATGTACATCTATTTACAGACGTAACTCTAGACATGTTAATACATCCATGCTATGTGACCagtattatgtatatataactTAACCTAAGGATAACCGTTAGTTAATGGCTTTTGAGTGGGTTAACTTACAGCCTACACAAGTCGTTGGTGTCGTTACCTGAAAGTCAAGATTAGGGAAATAAAAACGCCAATCAGACATGTCACTTTTGTTGCCTTTTATTTCAGAAGAATCTCTCAGCGCCCTTTATCGTGATAGCGAATGTAGActttaatcaaaataaatacaCGGATATATTGTTTTTCAAGCAACAGTACAATTCTAATGCTATGGTAATTATCAAAGTGCATTCCTGCAATTATTAAATGCAACGTTTCCACGACTTCCATTTTCctacatagatgtttttttttttgtacaagcCAACAATATTAAAATATCACCCACCAACTAGTGAAAAGTGAAAGCTTTAATGTTTAGTAAATGAAAGTAACTACTATTCAAACCTCTAAATATGTTTAAAGTGATTGGAAACATATAGTGTCCTTTTTATAATGTGAGCTTCATGTATGTCCTGACTCCATAGATATTAACGGTCAATGCCTGACTCTTAATTGGTTGAAGTCCATGTTTATCTAGCTGTATTTTCGTGTTTTTCATTCACTAACTACATTTCCCATTACGCTTTGCGGCATCACTTGATGCTTAAATGGCTTCACATGACATCAACACATTGCTGACTAGTTTCCTAAAAAAGCAAGTTGTAACCAGTAGCCCATttccccaaaaagaaaaaattgatgTCCACATCGCACAGAAGGAAAAGCACGCACAGGTAGGCTGGAGCAGACAGCTGACTTTAATTCAATAGTTTTCGACAGTATCCTTTTCTCGTCACAAACAGGTCGCTGTATAGCCTGTGTCTTCATTGTGTATATAGATGCTGTAACGTTATTTATGTAAATCTGGCTTTCTGAAATCCTTTAACAAGACCGTGTCACCAAAGTTACCACTTGGATTACAGCTTCTTTTTTGTAGGCTAccttatttttttctgtattttgagcctcattctttctgtgtttcttacCCACCTATCCTGTATGACATGTCTGTTTGCATATCAGGTACATTCAGTCATGGCCCCTTCTGTTGATAAAATGCTGACCGGCCTAATTGCAGCCACTTTTACTCCATTTACCAGAGAAGGGTAAGTATAACCCACTTCTCTTTGTCTGCTTGTTTTCCCATGACTCCAGcactgtgtgttgtgtaagatgtgtgtgtgtgtgtgtgaaagtgtgggATGAGCTTGGGCATACTTGAAACTTTTGGCACAATCCTTAGATCTGGTGGTCTTTTTTTTGCTAAATGTGTAGGCCTATATTTTTCACTATTTCCCAAAACAGTGAAATCAATCTAGTCGAGATTGGTCCTTATATTGACTACTTGACAGAGAAGCAAGGTGTTCGTAACATATTTGGTAAGTTTTTCCAAGTGGATTCTTCTTTTGATCTTTGTCACGGTCTGGGTTCCCATATCACATTGGAATACTAAACCTTAGTCAGTTAGTGGTTTGTTATCTTGTCATATTCTTACAGGCATATTCTGCATCCAGTAATTTCACAAAACTTAGAAAATattaagaaaataatgcatCTGCAAGCTGATGGCaattcattgttattattttcagAAGAACAGGATAGTTTTTAGTCTTACCACACTGGTTTCTACATTAAAAGGTAATctcttaccccccccccccccactcccctcaCCACTACAATGGAAATACCAATTATTTCTAAATAACTTTTAAGCCACACTCCATATTCAATGTATTGTGTTAATACCCAACTCTGTAGAGCTTTCAATGAAACATATTCCTTCATAGTGTGTGATTTGATAAGTATTGCAACATCATCATGTCATCATCCTTTCTTCAGAAGAACATGCAGTGTGTAATCGTTTCCACAGCAAAGACAAGTCTACCTTGCACTGTAACCCAACTTTAAAAGAAGTATATGATTTtaaagacaatgatcccaattACATTACAGCATATTCCCAACAAATGGTGCCTTGTGGAGTTGTTTACTACAACACAATGTATCCTTGATCATtacctttctttttaaatgtttgcaaagccaataaaataaacacataatacTATATCATTTATGCTTCGTACAGTATTTAActggaaaggggaaaaaaactaagtAACACTTTGacctttttacacttttgaagtttttttttaagttaatgtGTTGCTCTTAAGTTATCACAGTTTTATCAGATTTTTCTGGCAAAATAGGAATAAATAGTTTTGTCTCTCTTTGGTTAGCATCAATCTGTTCCATGTTGACCATTGTCCCTggaacagaaagacagaggttAGATAAGGTGAAGATATCAAGCCTACCCTTTCCTCTACCTTGATTAAAGCTAGCCAGTGTTCCCCTTGTGTCAAACAGGAGTCATATCACACTTtttcttaacccccccccccccccccaaaatcacGCTTGGTGTGAACTACGATCATTTATTGTAGTAACGCCTCATTTCCATACTATCAGTACTATCATATACTACTACTGTGATATACTATCAATACGACTTTACCCAGCAGAGGAGTTGCATACTGATCTTTTTGTcatgatcatgtttttttatgttctttgtCATCTCCCTGTCATATCTGCATTATTGCTCATACCTTGGTTCTAGCTTTTGTTCTAACTATTCTGTCCGTGGCACATTTTGCATTCCAAGCCATCCGAGTAGTGCTGGATCCCTCTACGGGCCCCACTAGACCAGGTTTCTtccatttattttgacaaaagGTGTGGGGCTGCCAGGTAGGCTAACATAGGCTATGTAGGTTAGCTAATGTTTTTACAGTACTATATGTCTATACCATGTAATTAGATGTCTTTTgctttgtttggttttctttgtGGATTTTGTATACTGTACtgcaatgtttgttttgtgatttGTTGGAGCTAGATTTAGGTCAGGTTGTTCTTTGTCCTTTCCTTTCAAACTGCAACTGCATTTGTGACGTGAGAAACAAGATGTTAATAAATGTACTTGACTTTCTTCCAGTGAACGGCACCACTGGAGAGAGCATGTCTCTCAGTGTTACAGAGAGGAAGATCCTGGCTGAGGAGTGGTGTCAGAAAGCCAAGGGCAAGTAAGTCATCACATAGCCTGTTTGTCTGGAGATTTGTCCATATGTTGAGTCTTATACAGCAGGGAAAAGTTAACGGTTTGTGACATTTCCTATTTGTGCATTTCTGTGCAGAATGGATCAGGTGATTGTGCACGTCGGCTGCATGAGTCTTAAAGATGCCCAAGAACTGGTGAGTGGCTGCTTTTTAAGTTGCAATAAAGACACAAAGGCGTGTCTCTTAAAGAAAGTGTGCTAGTTACAGTACTAACAAGGCTCACTGCAGTGGATATGGCTTATTTTCAGGAAAGGTTTCATAAAGCAGGTTTAACAAGTCTATCCTGAATTACCATGGAAACCTCCAGACTAGCCTGGTCCCAGTAAGGCAAGATCTCCAGCAGAgtttatgtcatttttagcCTAAAGTATCTGTGCAGTGTTCTAGTCACAATGTGACTTTTAAGATGCACACAATGATAATAAAGCCCATATATAAATTTGACCCACCTTCAGCAATGAGTATGAACTCCATAGATGGTCTACAACCTGCTGCCAAAAGTTCTCAAagtgttaatatttttttgtcatcacaTTAATTGCACTGTTTTAGTATCCCTGTTAATTTGTTCCCACCTTGACAATTTAGGTTTTTACAATTTTGGAAGTAAGGTTTATTCCTGGAagtattgatgatgatgatgaagtgtTTTCAAATACTTTTATGGTGGATACAATTTTACTCATCAGCTTAGTTCAGTCATAGATTTCCCACGTTTTTCAAGGCTTTCGGCATTTCTTTAGCATTTGCAAGGAAATGTAGAGGGACTTATATGTTCTTATAGACAGAAGATAGACTCAACggctactcaaagcacttttacatagcaACTCAGGGATCAGTGTCTTCCCCAAGGACACCTCAATATGGGTTGAGAAAGTGAAAATAGAGAATAGTAACGACAAGGGGCGCACTTTagttcacctggtagagcagcaCCTGCagtcctttctctctctctctctctctctctctctctctctctctctctctctctctctctctctctctctctctctctcctctctcctctctctctctctctctctcctttcctttcctgtcATTCTTCAACTGCTCTATCAAAAAGGCAATAAAAGACCCCCAACAAATACTAGTAATGACAAGACCAAGTTATGCACCCCTTACTAAAAACACATATACATCTTATAGCTCTATTGCATTTTACTCACATACAAATTTGGTGTTTCTGCCTGTATAATTGTTGAATGATGGCAAACTTTGGGGTCTAGATAAAAGTTTTTGGTGTGTGATTCTGGCACTCTGGTGTCCCGTAAATATCCTAAATGTTGGTATGCGGTTGCATATAtctaaattaaaggaatagtttgacattttgggaaattttacGGAGACTTTTTCTTGGCTCTGAGCAATTGCTGGGCAACCGGTAAGGACTAGGAAGTTACTGTTTCCAGCCTGGAAATAGTCCATAGTTTTTACACTTTAGTCTGGAATAAACAACCTGATGTAACATGTGAGCTTTGGAGATGCTGGTAAACAGATTTTGATACCATTCAGCAGAGCCAGACTTCAGTCAGTTTCCCTTTTTGAAACTGCTGGCTGTAGTCACATAATTAATGGACAGATTTAAGAGTGTTCTCAATCTTCTTGTTTAATTCTCTGCCAGAAAGCGAATAAGCTATTCCTTTAAACCAGTTGTCAgcgtaaatgaaaaaaaatacagaattgGTCAAGTACATGACTAGAAATGATTAACGTATTTTGTTAAACAATGGGAACTTAACCATAGATCactccctccaggatttcgcgaTGTTGCGATTGCGCCAATTCACGAAAATTTAACCAATCACTGCGGATGGTGGGAGGACCTGCTGTGTCAGCGGGAGGAGGTGCAGTGGTAGATCTGACACTTGACTCCTTCTCTGAGGAGGAAGGGGGCGGGGCAGGAGGAGACAGTGAGGACACCGAGGACAGCATTGACAGTCCTGCCCCGAAGAGGGGCCGATACAACTACTGACCCCTTTTTTTACCCCTTGACCACTtttttcctttgacacacttcctttgtctttccatttgtgtactaccaagagcctgggtctgtccaaggtttcttcctaaagggagtgtggtctagacctactctatctgtaaagtgtctcaagataactcttgttatgaattgttactataaataaaattaattgaaTTGAGTCAACAAGTCACTGACGCATACGttttgttcaaatttgattcattcaataaattgttatttttgtcttaaatccaccagccattttcatattataccaacatttgcagcatcttGAGCTTTTTTAGTAAGGTAAAACTCAGCTtagagtaattttattctcctttccttttttatttttaaagaacctatacaaaaaaataatcacaactttttttgcaactttctctgtctcctgtaacttcattgcaacaaacttaccaaaaacattgcaactttttaTCGCAATTCTTTATAAAAGCTCTtgcaacatcaggcattttgggccgcaacaatctccAAAAAATCCCGGAGGGACTGATAGATCAAAAACTACAGGGATAGTACACTGTATAAACTACAAACTTGAATATATCCACTGTTGCAGTAGATTGACATTGTTTTGATCTATAATATCCATATTCCCTCTAGACTCGCCATGCAGCACAGATCAGGGCTGATGCCATAGCAGTCATTGCCCCTTCCTTCTTCAAGCCAAGCAATGCAGGTATGCAACGGTTTTATTTCCACATATTCACAGGCAACTTCTGGCACACTGAAAATGTGTGCCGCTTGACAACCACCTTTTTACGTTTTGTTCACATGTCAATACTGTACTTGTCAAGCACCGTTGGAAAGTGagaccaaaataaaataatttttcatgATATTCCATATTATTTTCCTCTCATCCTGCTTCAGATGTGTTGAAGTCATTCCTTAAAGAAGTGGCTTCAGTTGCCCCATCTCTGCCTTTCTATTATTATCATCTTCCAGCTATCACTGGTGTTAATGGTTAGTGCCATGGATGATTGATTTTACAGTTGCATACCATTTGGAAATAGAGAGACTTTGCATCTCTAACGATGGTAAAATCATATTGGATGTCTTTACTGATGGCCTACTGAATGTGACagggccttgttttttttcttcttttctccagTGCCAGCAAAAGATGTGTTGGACGGTATTGAGAAACTCATTCCCTCCTTCAGAGGTGTGAAGTTCAGTGGGAGTGACCTGATGGACTTTGGCCGGTGTGTCAGCGACAGTCCGCCTCACTGGTCAGTCCTCTACGGCGTGGACGAGGTCAGCTCTTTCTCCCTTTCCATCTTTTTTATGGTCAATCTGTTTCGTGCTGCAGCTGCTTATATTGTTGAtgacattttgtgtctctgacCTCCGCCATAGAACCATTCTAAAAcaaatttctttcattttgccATAGCAACTGCTTGCAGCTCTGGCCATGGGAGGCCATGGAGCAGTTGGCAGGTCAGTGTGTGATCCTGCGTAACgctttgtctcctttttgacTCTTAACAATTATTTAGTAAATTGGTCTTCATTTTTCTACCCGCAGCACATATAACTATGTAGGATGTCATGTCAACAAGCTCATATCAGCATTTGAGAATGGCGACCTTGTCCAAGCCAGGACAATACAGGTACGGTCCAACTCTTTTATTGTTGCTCCCATCTTGTCTATGATATTATGCATCAATTTTGGATACTGACATCTTTGTCTGATTTCCATGAACAGTTCAAGATCCAAGAGCTTCTCAGTTATGCCATGAAACTAGGTGAGCAACACTTGTCTCATGAAGTTTTTCAGTCATATTCTATATGAGATAAATGAATGCTCCTGTTCTATAGCTGTCATAATGGAGCTTTGAGACTCCCTTATTGTTATCGACAGGCTTTGATCTGGGAGTGAACAAGCAGCTGATGAGTGAGTTGTCAGG contains these protein-coding regions:
- the npl gene encoding N-acetylneuraminate lyase isoform X2, encoding MPLRRQPQQHPLPVTLWYCALTLASQVHSVMAPSVDKMLTGLIAATFTPFTREGEINLVEIGPYIDYLTEKQGVRNIFVNGTTGESMSLSVTERKILAEEWCQKAKGKMDQVIVHVGCMSLKDAQELTRHAAQIRADAIAVIAPSFFKPSNADVLKSFLKEVASVAPSLPFYYYHLPAITGVNVPAKDVLDGIEKLIPSFRGVKFSGSDLMDFGRCVSDSPPHWSVLYGVDEQLLAALAMGGHGAVGSTYNYVGCHVNKLISAFENGDLVQARTIQFKIQELLSYAMKLGFDLGVNKQLMSELSGLCLGPPRLPVMPCPPDHAQSIAWKYHSIFPEC
- the npl gene encoding N-acetylneuraminate lyase isoform X1, whose translation is MASHDINTLLTSFLKKQVVTSSPFPQKEKIDVHIAQKEKHAQVHSVMAPSVDKMLTGLIAATFTPFTREGEINLVEIGPYIDYLTEKQGVRNIFVNGTTGESMSLSVTERKILAEEWCQKAKGKMDQVIVHVGCMSLKDAQELTRHAAQIRADAIAVIAPSFFKPSNADVLKSFLKEVASVAPSLPFYYYHLPAITGVNVPAKDVLDGIEKLIPSFRGVKFSGSDLMDFGRCVSDSPPHWSVLYGVDEQLLAALAMGGHGAVGSTYNYVGCHVNKLISAFENGDLVQARTIQFKIQELLSYAMKLGFDLGVNKQLMSELSGLCLGPPRLPVMPCPPDHAQSIAWKYHSIFPEC